A window of the Lactuca sativa cultivar Salinas chromosome 5, Lsat_Salinas_v11, whole genome shotgun sequence genome harbors these coding sequences:
- the LOC111908000 gene encoding GDSL esterase/lipase At5g42170, with protein MVNIPQNNSITTILAMGDSFMDTGNNNHRQSLIKADFPPYGKDFLGRKSTGRFTNNRTLSDYIAGNLGVKEYLPAYLDTSIQDNDLISGVSFASGGSGYDNLTSKIVNVIPLSVQLEMFKEYIGKFKKIVGEEEANQMIKKGVYLVSSSSNDWAISYTAVPIRRLQYNVTGYAYLLANNARVFFEELYKLGARKIVVFGTPYIGCFPLARTFLGGLITCSDMLNKEAETFNKMLKSQLEYLQSSLPQSTFCYVDYFNISRELIVNHLQYGMHYIQYYFSTWKL; from the exons ATGGTAAACATACCACAAAATAACTCGATAACAACAATCTTAGCAATGGGAGATTCCTTCATGGATACAGGGAACAATAACCATAGACAATCATTAATCAAGGCTGATTTTCCCCCATATGGAAAGGATTTTTTGGGAAGAAAATCAACTGGAAGGTTCACTAACAATAGAACGCTTAGTGACTATATTG CTGGTAATTTAGGAGTGAAGGAGTACCTTCCAGCATATTTAGACACTTCCATACAAGACAATGATCTTATTTCAGGTGTATCTTTTGCTTCTGGTGGCTCTGGCTATGATAACTTAACATCCAAAATAGTG AATGTCATACCATTATCGGTTCAATTGGAGATGTTCAAAGAATACATTGGGAAGTTTAAAAAGATTGTGGGAGAAGAAGAAGCAAACCAAATGATAAAAAAGGGTGTGTATTTGGTATCATCAAGCTCTAACGATTGGGCAATAAGTTACACTGCAGTTCCAATTAGACGATTACAATATAATGTGACGGGTTACGCTTATCTATTAGCAAACAATGCTAGAGTCTTTTTTGAG GAATTATACAAACTGGGAGCAAGGAAAATAGTTGTCTTCGGCACACCATATATTGGTTGTTTTCCACTAGCAAGAACTTTCTTGGGAGGACTTATTACTTGCAGTGACATGTTGAATAAAGAAGCAGAAACCTTCAACAAAATGCTAAAAAGTCAGCTTGAATATCTTCAAAGCAGTTTGCCACAATCCACTTTTTGCTATGTTGATTACTTTAATATTTCAAGAGAGCTCATCGTAAACCATCTCCAATATGGTATGCATTATATTCAATATTACTTTTCAACATGGAAACTATAA